One genomic window of Plasmodium falciparum 3D7 genome assembly, chromosome: 10 includes the following:
- a CDS encoding rifin — MKFNYTNIILFSLSLNILLLSSRVYNKRNHKSIILHTSNENPIKTHRSLCECELYSPTNYDSDPEMKRVMQQFHDRTTQRFHEYDERMKTTRQECKEQCDKEIQKIILKDRLEKELMDKFATLHTDIQSDAIPTCVCEKSLADKTEKFCLNCGVQLGGGVLQASGLLGGIGQLGLDAWKAAALVTAKELAEKAGAAAGLKAGDIHGMKIVIEGLKALKVDTLKSGIFNSFVNNSHYTEVTGLAIAIDTEMNEVCSATYIGIHPICVVREKLGVIPKAGGTMVKQKDAITNVLKQALEKATQSAEALSETTAEDVAAKLTAQKTGAINTIFMSNQTAIIASIVAIVVIVLIMVIIYLILRYRRKKKMKKKLQYIKLLEE; from the exons ATGAAGTTCAATTAcactaatataatattattttccctttcattaaatatattgttattatcatcacgG gtATACAATAAAAGGAATCATAAAAGCATTATACTTCATACATCAAACGAAAACCCAATAAAAACACATAGATCATTATGCGAATGCGAATTATATTCACCTACGAACTATGATAGTGATCCCGAAATGAAAAGGGTAATGCAACAATTTCATGATCGTACAACACAACGATTTCACGAATACGACGAAAGGATGAAAACTACACGCCAAGAATGTAAAGAACAATGCGAtaaagaaatacaaaaaattattttaaaagacagattagaaaaagaattaatggACAAATTTGCCACACTACACACAGATATACAAAGTGATGCTATTCCAACATGTGTTTGCGAAAAGTCGTTAGCAGATAAAACAGAAAAATTTTGTCTGAACTGTGGGGTGCAACTAGGAGGTGGTGTGTTGCAAGCTTCGGGTTTATTAGGAGGAATTGGTCAACTTGGGCTAGATGCATGGAAAGCAGCCGCGTTGGTAACTGCTAAGGAACTTGCCGAAAAAGCCGGTGCTGCAGCAGGTCTTAAAGCAGGTGATATCCATGGTATGAAAATAGTTATTGAAGGATTAAAAGCATTGAAAGTAGATACATTAAAATCTGGAATATTTAATTCCTTTGTTAATAACAGCCATTATACTGAAGTCACAGGGCTTGCTATTGCTATTGATACTGAAATGAATGAGGTGTGTTCAGCGACGTATATTGGTATTCATCCTATCTGCGTTGTTCGTGAGAAATTAGGTGTAATACCAAAGGCTGGTGGAACAATGGTTAAACAGAAAGATGCTATAACAAATGTGTTAAAGCAAGCTCTTGAAAAAGCTACACAAAGTGCTGAAGCACTTTCTGAGACTACTGCTGAAGACGTTGCTGCTAAACTCACAGCTCAAAAGACGGGTGCGATAAATACTATATTTATGAGTAATCAGACTGCTATTATTGCTTCCATCGTTGCAATAGTAGTTATAGTTTTAATtatggtgataatatatttaattttacgttatcgacgaaaaaaaaaaatgaagaaaaaactcCAATATATCAAATTATTAGAAGAATAG
- a CDS encoding rifin → MKLQYSKILLFSLPLNILVSSSYAHNKNKSYIAPHIPTTTTRVLSECNLYIPKYDNDADMKSVKENFDRQTSQRFEEYEERMIKNRQKRKEQRDKNIQKIIHKDKMEKNLAEKVEIGCLRCGCALGGVAASVGLFGGLGTYGWKIAATATAMELAKEAAEQAGAAAAADAGKNAVIAGLKELGVQNIAGQPLVSYLTATNYHNATFISSAINNQYSPSSCIFVSSGTRSGPVARETFCTWVMQKSTAAANVQRSSVSFNDLIIKTIENIVTDAKKAAGEATEKAIEEVIQRSTAAVESTYASCQSAIIASVVAIVVIALVMIIIYLVLRYRRKKKMNKKAQYTELLNQ, encoded by the exons atgaaactgCAGTActctaaaatattattattttcccttccattaaatattttggtgtcatcatcatat gcacataataaaaataaatcatacaTAGCACCGCATATACCAACTACTACAACACGAGTGTTAAGCGAATGTAACCTATATATACcaaaatatgataatgatgCGGATATGAAATCTGTTAAGGAAAATTTCGATCGACAAACCTCACAACGTTTTGAAGAATACGAAGAACGTATGATCAAAAACAGACAGAAACGTAAAGAACAACGtgacaaaaatatacaaaaaattattcataaaGATAAAATGGAGAAAAACTTAGCAGAAAAAGTAGAAATAGGTTGTCTGAGATGTGGGTGTGCGTTAGGAGGTGTTGCAGCAAGTGTTGGATTATTCGGGGGATTGGGTACCTATGGTTGGAAAATCGCTGCTACTGCTACGGCTATGGAATTAGCTAAGGAAGCTGCTGAACAAGCAGGTGCTGCGGCCGCTGCAGATGCAGGTAAGAACGCAGTTATTGCTGGATTAAAAGAATTGGGTGTACAAAATATAGCTGGTCAGCCATTGGTATCCTATTTGACTGCAACAAATTATCATAATGCTACATTCATTTCTAGTGCTATAAATAATCAATACAGCCCATCGTCATGTATATTTGTTTCCTCTGGCACTCGCTCTGGCCCTGTTGCTCGTGAGACTTTTTGCACTTGGGTGATGCAAAAATCTACAGCTGCAGCGAACGTCCAACGCAGTAGTGTTTCATTCAATGatcttataataaaaactatAGAAAATATCGTCACAGATGCCAAAAAAGCTGCTGGAGAAGCTACAGAAAAGGCTATTGAAGAAGTTATACAAAGAAGCACTGCTGCAGTAGAATCTACATATGCTAGTTGCCAGAGTGCTATTATTGCTTCTGTTGTTGCAATAGTAGTTATAGCTTtagttatgataataatttatttagttTTACGTTATcgtaggaaaaaaaaaatgaataaaaaagcCCAATACACAGAATTattaaatcaataa
- a CDS encoding exported protein family 3 has product MNYFLSLFNVSLFFLLIFKYSYKNIVKKDLQDKFNKSIITINIASRILTENNKKWYKKYIYTSIFSGNKNPQKRERKNEEENQKDNTKVDNDNNMENEMENHIDDSIDDPMDDLMNDKWEHHNSLEDRIKEYYTLTDPSDGEENNSFFKKLKLIMNILDEVHSDLLINNSVTDGSIFSPELVPISVLSTMTLACPPIGTVTLPYITNRINFLNRYEGQNIHTEHDLKIFK; this is encoded by the exons atgaaCTACTTTCTGTCACTTTTTAATGTATCCTTATTTTTTctcttaatatttaaatattcatacaag AATATAGTAAAAAAAGATCTACAAGATAAATTTAACAAATccataataacaataaatataGCAAGTCGAATACTaacagaaaataataaaaaatggtataagaaatatatttatacatcaATATTTAGTGGAAATAAAAATCCACaaaaaagagaaagaaaaaatgaagaggAAAATCAAAAAGACAATACAAAAGtggataatgataataatatggaaaatgAGATGGAAAATCATATAGATGATTCTATAGACGACCCTATGGATGATCTTATGAATGATAAATGGGAACATCATAATTCATTGGAAGATAGAATAAAAGAATACTATACATTAACAGACCCATCAGATGGCgaagaaaataattcattttttaaaaaacttaaattaattatgaatatattagatGAAGTGCATTctgatttattaataaataatagtgTTACAGATGGAAGTATTTTTTCTCCCGAACTTGTACCTATAAGTGTTTTATCAACCATGACATTAGCCTGTCCACCTATAGGAACTGTCACTCTTCCTTATATTACTAACagaataaattttttgaataGATATGAAGGacaaaatatacacacagaacatgatttaaaaatatttaaatga
- a CDS encoding stevor, translated as MKMYYLKMILFNFLINTLLLPHYENSQNKHYNISLIQNNTQGTTIKSRLLAQTQNHNPHYHNDPELKEIIDKLNDEAIKKYQKTHDPYKQLKEVVEKNGTKIRGGNSAEPMSTIEKDLLEKYEDVFGDKNHAMLKSGRYPNDDDESDDSSSCGCTDINNAELEKTKGRDKYLKHLKGRCTRGIYSCSVISAFLTMLGLTAAKTAAKGALAEYAAYETCLSSIPIFSLPGNSTVFSALQAGTEICATHASDLAGIISTPAMAAFEPYGIAALVLLILVVVIIILYIWLYRRRKNSLKHQCKKHLCK; from the exons atgaagatgtaTTACCTTAAAATGATATTGTTTaactttttaattaatactttattattaccacattat gaaaATTCTCAAAATAAGCATTATAACATAAGCCTCATACAAAACAACACGCAAGGAACAACGATAAAATCAAGATTATTAGCACAAACCCAAAATCATAATCCACATTATCATAATGATCCAGAACTCAAAGAAATAATTGATAAATTAAACGATGAagcaataaaaaaataccaaAAAACCCATGATCCATATAAACAATTGAAAGAAGTAGTAGAAAAAAACGGAACCAAAATTAGAGGCGGAAATTCTGCAGAACCTATGTCAACGATAGAAAAAGATTTATTGGAAAAATATGAAGACGTGTTTGGTGACAAAAATCATGCTATGTTAAAATCAGGTAGGTACCCAAATGATGATGACGAATCGGATGATTCATCTTCATGTGGATGTactgatattaataatgcagaattagaaaaaacaaaaggaaGAGATAAGTATTTAAAACACTTAAAAGGGAGATGTACCCGTGGTATATATTCTTGTTCAGTCATTAGTGCCTTTTTAACAATGTTAGGTTTGACAGCTGCAAAAACTGCTGCCAAAGGTGCTCTTGCTGAGTATGCAGCATATGAAACTTGTTTGTCCTCTATTCCAATATTTAGTTTACCTGGTAATTCAACTGTTTTTTCAGCTCTTCAAGCAGGCACTGAAATTTGTGCAACTCATGCTTCTGATTTAGCTGGAATTATTTCAACTCCTGCTATGGCCGCATTTGAACCTTATGGTATAGCAGCTTTAGTTCTACTTATATTAGTTGTTgtgattataatattatatatatggttatatagaagaagaaaaaattcaTTGAAACATCAATGCAAGAAACATTTATGTAAGTAA
- a CDS encoding rifin: MKMRYSEILFFSLSLNILITSSYAHNKNKIYIKSHTPTNTSRVLSECDMQTSNYDNDPDMKSVKENFERQTSQRFEEYEERMQEKRRKCKEQCDKDIQQIIVKDKIKKSLDEKVEKVCLKCGCGLGGVGASIGIFGAIAVSEVTKAATAAAVQNSIETGIATVVSELHDMTQSFLKVGIDIVGMINKETYRCPQALTTSIYAAKQEVCVGKIGETELVCNQLGQGGTPIWFGPKVLQATTEGIKIAKTTEDSKIALINAESSHLYSAIGYSVLAIFIIVLVMVIIYLFLRYRRKKKMNKKLQYTKLLNK, translated from the exons atgaaaatgcGTTACtctgaaatattatttttttcactttcattaaatatattgataacATCATCATAT GcgcataataaaaataaaatatacatcaAATCACATACACCAACTAATACATCACGAGTGTTAAGCGAATGTGACATGCAAACGtcaaattatgataatgatcCGGATATGAAATCTGTGAAGGAAAATTTTGAGCGACAAACATCACAACGTTTTGAAGAATACGAAGAACGTATGCAAGAAAAACGACGAAAATGTAAAGAACAATGCGATAAAGATATACAACAAATTATTGTGAAAgataaaatcaaaaaatcATTAGATGAAAAAGTGGAAAAAGTTTGTCTTAAGTGTGGGTGTGGGTTAGGAGGCGTTGGAGCAAGTATTGGAATATTTGGTGCAATTGCTGTAAGTGAGGTGACAAAAGCTGCAACAGCAGCTGCTGTTCAAAATAGTATTGAGACAGGTATAGCTACTGTTGTTTCAGAATTACATGATATGACTCAGAGTTTTCTTAAGGTTGGTATTGATATAGTAGGAatgataaataaagaaacatACCGTTGCCCGCAAGCTCTGACTACATCTATTTATGCAGCAAAACAAGAAGTGTGTGTAGGAAAAATTGGTGAAACAGAATTAGTTTGCAATCAATTAGGACAAGGCGGCACCCCAATTTGGTTTGGTCCAAAAGTATTACAGGCTACAACTGAAGGTATTAAGATCGCTAAAACTACTGAAGATTCTAAAATAGCCTTGATAAATGCTGAAAGTTCACATTTGTACAGTGCAATTGGTTACTCAGTCCTTgcaatatttattatagttTTGGTTATGgtaatcatatatttatttttacgttatcgtagaaaaaaaaagatgaataaaaaactacaatacacaaaattattaaataaataa
- a CDS encoding rifin, whose product MKVHCYNILLFSFTLIILLLSSSQVNNQMNHYNRAHMKNIEPTKSYRSLCECELYTSMYDDDPEMKEIMHDFDRQTSQRFEEYNERMNKNRQKCKEQCNRDIKNIILKDKIEKELKQQLATLETDISTDDIPTCVCNKSVADKVEKTCLKCGGVLGGAVPELGLLCGYGAYELVKVAIGAAEKAAIAEGAKAGIAEGIRVAIKGIKGAFNIEFLDGKTLAEVITGKTFNNSTFFVEKFVQEYNTVCLSSTTYQDTLFCDYGSMFGGKVDNITAISLNAKNTAIKAGQAAAKMTTETTKALTAEKTGEVTSTSAIFSNPMVISFIVVVIIVIILLIIYLILRYRRKKKMKRKLQYIKLLE is encoded by the exons atgaaagtcCACTGctataacatattattattttcttttacattaattatattgttattatcatcatcgcAG GTAAATAACCAAATGAACCATTACAATAGAGCCCATATGAAAAACATAGAACCTACAAAATCATATAGATCATTATGCGAATGTGAACTATATACTTCCATGTATGATGATGACCCAgaaatgaaagaaataatGCACGATTTTGATCGACAAACATCACAACGTTTTGAAGAATACAATGAACGTATGAACAAAAACAGACAAAAATGCAAAGAACAATGTAAtagagatataaaaaatattattttaaaagacaaaatagaaaaagaattaaaacaACAGTTAGCAACATTGGAAACTGATATATCTACCGATGATATACCAACTTGTGTTTGCAATAAATCAGTAGCGGACAAAGTAGAAAAAACATGTTTGAAGTGTGGAGGTGTGTTGGGTGGTGCAGTTCCAGAATTGGGTTTATTATGTGGTTATGGTGCATATGAGTTGGTAAAAGTTGCTATTGGAGCTGCTGAAAAAGCGGCTATAGCTGAAGGTGCTAAAGCCGGTATTGCTGAAGGTATTAGGGTAGCCATTAAAGGAATAAAAGGTGCATTCAATATAGAGTTTTTAGATGGTAAAACATTAGCAGAAGTTATTACTGGAAAAACGTTTAATAATTCAACGTTTTTTGTTGAAAAATTTGTGCAAGAATATAACACAGTGTGTTTGTCTTCTACTACTTACCAAGATACACTATTTTGCGATTATGGTTCAATGTTCGGAGGGAAGGTTGATAATATTACAGCTATATCATTAAACGCGAAAAACACTGCAATAAAGGCTGGTCAAGCTGCTGCGAAAATGACTACTGAAACTACTAAGGCGCTTACAGCGGAAAAAACTGGCGAGGTAACAAGTACATCAGCTATTTTTTCTAATCCCATGGTAATTAGCTTTATTGTAGTAGTAATTATAGTTATTAtacttttaattatttatttaattttacgatatcgaagaaaaaaaaaaatgaagagaaaactccaatatataaaattattagaatAG
- a CDS encoding exported protein family 4, with protein MNFFHVIILDVGIVICLYLIIYKNSDIKWKKHINCCKYHFYFFSSKRCLLQHMVEEPFEKKDKSGVLLKDKNTEEGRKKERQKPMCIKSINKKKKKNNNNNNNNVLKNLNNEEINKQRNMTNERIRNKNKNDKGVENISSNTQMEEKNIICKDINSNVILNQNEINDDQMVQKIKENFVKDLMKNENKEIFKQIETINSVGTMAKIKNSLYSIIFKGSNFWKGLGIYLGTLSGAALGQLILAGILQFGTFSVMNFSIYFSAVPSFIAFSSFVGIILLSIIIVICLLVWLWPSRGKLMGKDKTENKSDT; from the exons atgaatttttttcatgtaataatattagatGTTGGAATTGTAATATGCTTATATTTAATCATttataaa aATAGTGATATAAAATGGaagaaacatataaattgttgtaaatatcatttttactttttttcaaGTAAGAGATGCTTATTACAACATATGGTTGAAGAACCGTTTGAGAAAAAAGACAAATCTGgtgttttattaaaagacAAAAATACTGAAGagggaagaaaaaaagaaagacaAAAGCCTATGTGTattaaatcaataaataaaaaaaaaaaaaaaaacaacaataataataataataatgtgttaaaaaatttaaataatgaagaaataaataaacaacgAAATATGACGAATGAAAGAAtacgaaataaaaataaaaatgataaaggaGTTGAGAATATTTCAAGTAATACACAgatggaagaaaaaaatataatatgtaaagaTATAAATTCGAATGTAATATTAAATCAAAACGAAATAAATGACGATCAAATggttcaaaaaataaaagaaaattttgtcaaggatttaatgaaaaatgaaaacaaagaaatatttaaacaGATAGAAACAATTAATTCAGTTGGTACTATggcaaaaattaaaaattcattatataGCATAATATTTAAAGGGTCTAATTTTTGGAAGGGTCTAGGAATATATTTAGGTACATTGTCAGGTGCTGCACTAGGGCAATTGATTTTAGCAGGTATTTTGCAATTCGGAACATTTTCTGTTATGAATTtttcaatttatttttcaGCTGTTCCTTCATTTATAGCATTCAGTAGTTTTGTaggaataatattattaagcATTATAATTGTTATTTGTCTTCTTGTGTGGTTGTGGCCATCAAGAGGGAAATTGATGGGTAAAGATAAAACAGAAAATAAAAGtgatacataa
- a CDS encoding Pfmc-2TM Maurer's cleft two transmembrane protein, with protein sequence MFHYIYKIYIFTIILCASNLFNNNVVEIGTYKLSYHNGGIQFRMLAQKNDNKKSFGNTLTNILFKDKKKKNLDPQISSLVSLVDNMDITQEKKDKIKNLSLKYINSRDVKEKNESINELQKYSNNEECKEQMDNYLMHLRMQNDIKCLKRKNLWNNIWIVSTTLSLIIICIAFVFYLASTHVSSQLYYFAFSPLIFIIYIVARYFPDMKIGFKKLKTKLNTFFQNKKQITK encoded by the exons atgtttcattatatttataaaatatatatttttaccatAATACTATGTGCATCTAATCTATTTAATAac aatGTAGTAGAAATTGGAACATACAAATTATCATACCATAATGGAGGGATACAATTCAGAATGTTAGcacaaaaaaatgataataaaaaatcattCGGAAATACCTTAACGAATATATTGTTTaaggacaaaaaaaaaaaaaatcttgaTCCTCAAATTTCATCTCTAGTTAGTTTAGTAGATAATATGGATATAactcaagaaaaaaaagataaaatcaaaaatctctcattaaaatatataaatagtagagatgtaaaagaaaaaaatgaatcaaTTAATGAACTTCaaaaatatagtaataaCGAAGAATGTAAAGAACAAAtggataattatttaatgcaTCTTCGTAtgcaaaatgatataaaatgtttaaaaagaaaaaatttgtGGAATAATATTTGGATTGTTTCAACGACCTTATCCTTAATCATTATATGCATAGCATTTGTATTTTATCTTGCAAGTACTCATGTTTCTTCTCAATTATATTACTTTGCATTTAGtcctttaatttttattatctatatagtTGCTCGTTATTTTCCTGACATGAAAATaggttttaaaaaattaaaaacaaaattgaacacattttttcaaaacaaaaagcaaataacaaaataa